The sequence below is a genomic window from Synechococcus sp. PCC 7335.
ATCGTGATTGCTAGTAAAGTGCCCTGGCATTTGCTAGCGCAGATCAAAAAGAAACTGTGGCAACCAAAGGATTTGCGCCTGCTGTTTGGCTTGAACAGAGATATCTTGATTCGCACTTTTGCACTGGTATTAGCAATGTCAAGCTTCACTAACCTAAGCTCGGGATTAGGTGAGACAGTCCTTGGCGTCAACGCTTTGCTAATGCAAGTCGTCTTGATGTCTGCTCACTTTATGGACGGAATTGCACTCGCGGTAGAAAGCTACGCAGGTAGATTTTATGGACAAAGATCAGTTGATAATTTAATACGGCTGCTGTGGATAGGTGCAGGCGGAAGTGTATCTCTAGGCGTTGCGATCGCCTTAGCCCTAACCATCTGGCCTGTTCCATTCTTTAGCTTATTAACCAAACACGAGCATCTGCTTACCCAAATCCCCACTTCTGTGTTGTGGCTGATCCCCGTCTTGGGCTTCGGCGGTGTTGCCTTTACGCTAGACGGCTACTTTCTAGGACTCACCTTCGGGCGAACTTTACGCAATAGCACCCTAATAGCAGTACTAATCGGCTTCTTTCCCCTGGCGCTACTCGCTAGTTGGTTGAATAGCTCACAGTTGCTTTGGCTAGCTCTAACGATGCTAATGGTACTGCGCAGCGCAACCTTGATCCGTCAGGTGCCAATTGTAAATCAACAACTGTTGCTCCAAGCGCCTGAAGTAACTCACTAAAGGCATTTACAGAAAAACGGTTTAAAACAAAAACAGTGGCCTACCTAACTCGATAGACCACCGCTTTATACAAGTTGTTTCTCAGCAGCAGCAATCTTTCCTTAGCTCATCCATCTCATAAGCTCATCCATCTCATAAAAGCTGTTGCATCTGTCGTGCCAATTGCTAACCTAGACAAAAGTAGAAACGCACGCTTACTCTGTCTATATAAGTCTATATAACTAAATAGCCATACGACTCCTAACAGACAAAGCAGAGCATCCGGCTAGATTCACAAACGAAGCGTTACTACTTGCGAATGTCTTTCGCCATGTTACGGAACATATCCATATCGCTGCTTGCAGGCTTGCGACGAGCAGGCGCAGGAGTACTTTCAACAGCGGGTGCAGTGCTTTCAGCAGCAGGTGCAGTGCTTTCAGTCTTTGGTGCCACACTAGGAGTACTGAAAGAGCTGAAGGTGGCAGCAGGTTGCGAAGACGTCGAAAAATTGGTGTTGGCATCAATCACTTTCGCTGCTGTCGAAGAGATTTGCCTAACGCTCTCCATGTGCTCAGCCTGACCCTTCTTCTTGGCGAAGGTCCGCCTTACTGTTTTTGAAGAGCGCATATAGTCAATGTTGCCAAAGGTCTTAGCGTCATCATCATTAAGGTAATAAGCCTGCTTAGGCGCAGTATCGTCTTTAGGTGCGCTCTTACCAAACACAAATTCTAGAATTCCCATTGTTCTCCTAATTTCTGAAAGCGTTGAACTTCATGTGTACTTATACTAACTTTTATTTCGTTTATTAGAAAGACAAAAGTACGAATTTGTTATTCAAATGAGTCCCTACCAGAAAGACCTTCGACATCTACATTCGTTCGAGTGCGGTCGTTCAAACTGATCCATCGGCCAGATGTTCTAGTCGTTACTCCAGTAACTATCGCCGGTTTCTGAGAAAATGAAAGAAGACTACTTAGAGATTGCGCTGATAGTCTTCTAATAAATCAAGCAGATTGACTAAGCACTGCATCGGCAGTAGGTCGGCTAGAGCAACGGTTTTTCGTCCGCCACCTAGCTTAATTGGAATATCTGCAAGAATTTTGGTGACGTTATCTTCAGAGATATCGTCACTAGCTACCATCGGCATCAGTTTTTCTGCCAATGGCGTATGCAGCTTAGCCACGCCTAGATACAGGTGCCATTTAGCGATGTCCATATAGATATTTTCGCCAATTTCTGCGGCTAGTGCTTCGATATTTTCAGAGGCGTTAGGGGTAGCCATAAGCGTTCTGTGGATAAGGGATCGTTGTTCGATGGAGTTAGGTTACTTAGGTTTATCAGCCCGTTTTATCAGCTTTTAGATTGGTCAGCAGGTTGAGCTGAGTAGTCTGCAATGACAAAGAAGTAGATTGCGTGCGCGGCTAGTCCACAGGTCCAAACTAAGGAGATTGTTTTAGCTAGCGGTAGCGATCCGGGGTTTAAGGTGTTGAAAAATCCCATGCATGAGTTGACTGCCCCAAAGATGGCAAAATGCACCGCAAAGTTGATTCGGTCTTCTAGTTTTCTGTATTCAGGGTCGGCGCGGTCAGGTTTGCGGGGCCAGCGGGGAGGCATAAGCAGTGTGGTCTAGATAGGTTACTTCTATAGTATAAGGAGTAGGGATCAAGCGGGTGTGGGGGAAGCGGCTTGCCAATGCCCAGATTTGCCGCCAATTTTTTCGACTAGGTGAATATCACGAATGCACATGGATTTCTCTAGCGCTTTGGCCATGTCATACAGGGTAAGCGCTGCGACAGAAACGGCAGTTAGTGCTTCCATCTCAACACCCGTTTCGGACTTTGTTTTGACAGTGGCATAGATCTGATAGCCAGGTAGCTCGTCGTCTGGCTCGATAGTCACTTCTATTTTCTTAAGAGGCAGTGGATGACACAGCGGGATCAGTAGAGCGGTTTGCTTCGCTGCCATAATGCCTGCGAGCCTGGCGGTGCCGATAACGTCTCCCTTGGGCGCATTGCCTGATTGGATAGCTGCTAATGTCTTGGCCTGCATAGAAACCGAGCCGGTTGCCGTCGCCTGCCGGTCACTTGTTTGTTTGGTAGAGACATCTACCATCTGGGCTTGCCCCTGACGGTCTAGGTGGGTAAGCGTTGGGCTGTTCGTTGGCTTGGTATCTGGGTGAATGTCTGGATTTTGCATGGCGAAAACAATATGAATTTTGAGCCGCTAGGATGCACTAGTCTTGTGCTACTATTAAAACCCGATGTGGGCCTGTAGCTCAGTGGACTAGAGCACGTGGCTACGAACTACGGTGTCGGGAGTTCAAATCTCTCCAGGCTCGCTCATAGGAAAACGGCGATAGATTATTAAAAATCTATCGCCGTTTTTTTGTTCTTTAGGGATTGAAGCCTTCTACTGCTGATCTAGCACTCTTTTTTGCAAAGGGACTTGAAGGCGCTGACATGTCAGTATCTATCACTTGATAGCGTAAACATCACGTCCGCCGTTGAGTGCAAAACGAATGGAATGAGAAACATCCTTACTAGAGGTTGTGATGAAGATAATGAGACCCAGCAGGGTCATTGAGCTAGCGATCGCAAAGACAACGGCGTAGCTACCTGTGTAGTCGGCGACCCGTCCCATCAGCGGACCTGCCAAAGCAATGCCTAGATCAAAGCCGGTCATGCATAGACCAAAGGTAAGACCACGCTGGTTGGGTAGTGAGCGATCAGCCATTAGCGCCGCAATGATCGGGATTGTGGTGCCGCTGCCAGCACCTTGAAGCAAGCCTGCAAGGAGTAGGGTTTGCGTTCCACTCGATAACCATAAAGTGAACGTTGAAAGGCTGTAGCAGAGGATGCCTAGACTGATAAATCGCCCTCTGCCAAGCCGATCGCTCGCACTACCAGTGAACGCACGAATCGAAAAAGAGGCGATCGCACTGGCTGTGTAGATCAAGCCAATATTGAACCGCCATCCTTGCGACTGCACATACAGGGGCATGAAGGTCACGATTGATCCAAAAGAAATCCCTACCATCAGTAAGATCAGCGCTGGGACTCGAATGGGTGGGGTGAGCAGCAAACTCCAGAAAGGGGACGCTCTAGAGGCTTCATCGCGGTTGGTGGTACTTTTGGCCGGGATAGCGCTATCTAGCACCTCCCGGGAGGGCTCTTTAGCCGATAACACACAGAGCACTCCGATGCTTCCCATGCCGGTCATCGTCAAGAAGGCCAACGTGAAGCTCCCGGATAGATAGCCCCCTAACGCCGGACCTAGCGCTAAACCCACCGGATTAGCAAGGCTCATTGTGCTAATTAGCTCGCCTCGATGCTGAGGGGGGGCTAGATCAGCGACTGCTGCTGTGTAGGCTGTCGAGAATGCGGCGATGCTAAGGCCATGAAACATCCGAACTAATCCTAGTAGAACGGTGATGCTCTTTATCTGCCAGCCTAGAACGGGTAGTGTCCAAACTCCCTGTGGCAGTTGCCCCACTGCTAGGTATAGGACTGGAGCGATCGCAATCACTAAAACGCCGGTCAATAGCGCGGGCTTGCGGCCTACTTGGTCGGTCAATCTAGCCATGCGTGGCCGAAAGAACAGCAGTCCGACCGCAAAAGAGGCCATCACCCAACCAATTTCTTGGTTGCTAGCGCCAAAACTGCCAATGTATAGCGCCAGGTTAGGAATCATGCCTGCTAGTCCGCCCCAAAAGCACAGCGATGCACAAAAGAAGATAATTAGATTGCGTTGAAGCTCAGGTTCTAGCTTGCGAAATACGTTCAAGAGACTGCCCTATTGAATGGTCGAGGTGATCAGGATTGAAAGATGAGAGAATTCGCTAATGGTGATCTTGTCGAAAGGACAGCCATCTTTGATCAGACGGGTCAATATCGATATTGCTTAGGGAGACGATGGCAATCTGGGGGCAGCTCTGTTGCGTTTGTCATGCTAAATCCTAGCCAGGCGGATGCTAGCCGTGATGACCCAACGCTTAGAGCCTGCATGCAATTCGCTCAGCGCTGGGAGTATGCAGCGCTTGACGTTGTGAACTTGTTTGGCTATCGCACGCCGCATCCGACGAAGTTGAAGCAAGTGGACGATCCTATCGGTGATCAAAACGATCGCTATTTGCGACAGGCCGTCGAAGCGGCCGAGCGGGTGGTGTTAGCTTGGGGTAACTGGGGCTGTTTGTCAGGACGCGATCGCGCTATTTTGTCGCTATTAGCGCCCTACCGAGAGAAACTTACCTACCTACAGCTCAACCGCTCTGGTCAGCCGCGCCATCCGCTATACATCAAACGCAGCGTTCTACCTCAACGGTACCCAGTTTCCAGCCACCTGATTAGCTGAGCTGCCAATAACTTTTTGCATTACCCATTCGCTTAGCAGTGCGTTGACTTCTACAGGTGCATCATCATGAGGGCAATGACCCGCATTGATATGGTGCTCTTCTAGATTTGCGTAGTGCTTTTGAAACAATTCGCCTCGGCTGTAGGTGTTCATCCAGGGATCAGCATCTCCCCAGATCAGCAACAGCGGGCAGCTCATCTGGGAGAGCAAAACGTCTACATACTCGCCGCGCTCTGCTTTGAATAAAGCAGCGAATGCTGCAGGCGCTTCGGGATCAGTGGCCGGTCGATAGACATCTTCGACTAATTGCTCAGTTACTTCTTCTTTGTTGACATATACCTGCTCTAGCGTTCTACGGATATATGACTTTTTGCGGACAAACTGAAAAACGACCCAGCTAGGAAACGGTGAAAGAACGACGGTCTTGATGAGCTGTCCTATGGCTTCTCGAAAGGGATTAGGCGCTTGATCAAGCTGCTGTTCGCTAAAAGAGCCCACGCCGTTGAGCATACAGACGCCGACCACTTCTGCTGGGCAGGTTGCGCCCGTGTATAGGCTGCTGTAGCCCCCAATGGAGTTACCTGCAACGACGACAGGTCTGCCGATGATGTCTTTGATAAAAGTTGAGATCTGGTCTCGCCATAGCTGTGGACTGTAGCCGCTGCTGGGCTTAGATGAGCGGCCAAAGCCAATCAGGTCGAGCGCATACACCTCAAAGCGATCTTGCAGCCCAGAGATATTTTTCCTCCAATGGTCAGTAGACGCACCGAAGCCATGGATGAATAGTAGTGGGGGACGTTCCGGGTATTCGCTTCTAAGCGTTTCTCCAGCATGTACGTAATGAATTCTATAGCCAGACCAGGTCCAGTAGGCACCGTTACGTGCGGGTGGAACAACAAAAGGAATAGAGGGAGTAATAGGGTCAGGAGCGGTAGCAACCATGAGGACTGTAAAGAAAAGTAAATGTCTTTGTGTTTAGTCTATCGTGGTCAATAGAAGACCGCCGCATAGACCCTATTCTCCGGCCTTATTTCTATCTTTGGAGCGATCACATGACGCTATATCCGTTCAAACCTCGCCGCGCAAAAGTCAGCTCAACTGTTACTTGGTTTGAACGAGTAATGGCGGTGATCGCCCTAGTCAATCTTGGGTTAGTTCTATTCGATCTGAGCTATATCCGCTTTCGCGATTTGTACCTAAAGACGATGCCTCAAATTACGATCTGGTACGGAGAAACGCTAAAAGGTATCGAGCCAGAGCGAACAACGACAGGCTATCTAACAGTGGTTGATCAGCTATCAGCGCAGATCGCCAGTGTCGATACGCCCGCCGACCAGCTAAGGGTAGATAGGCTATTAGCACAGCTGCGAGAGCAAAGCGTCGCGATTATCGATGAGGATCCCTTTGCAGTTGCAAACAAGTCTGGCACTTTAGAACAGATCAAAAATGCAATGCGCGATCGCATGGATGAAGAATCATCTAAAGCTGCTTTCGCTGAATTTTGGCGTGCTGATTTAACCTCAACTAGTGGCTCCTATGAGGACTCAGGCTTAGCTGAAAACATTGTCTTTTTCGATGAAGAGATCAGGCCGCTGATGGAGACTAACTACTATCGCGGTATCAACGAACGTGGGAATCCTACCGACTTATTCTGGCGAATAGACATCTGGTTTATGGCTCTGTTCGCCGCTGAATTTTTAGCTCGAACCTATGTCCTGAGTCGTCGTCGTTTAGGGACTAGCTGGCTAGATGCCATGCTATGGCGGATCTATGACTTACCGATGTTTCTAGGCTTTTGGCGTTGGCTGCGTGTTATCCCTACCACCGTGCGACTTCACCGAGCGCGCTGGATAAATCTAGAACCTGTTCGCAATCGCATTAGCCGCGCAATCGTGAGTCAGTTTGCAGTAGAACTAACCGAAATCGTTCTACTACGGGTAATTGATCAAGTGCAAAGACTCATCCGTGATGGTGACATCAGTCGCTGGATTTTAGCAGCTACTGACCGCAGTCAATATGTTGACATCAATGGCATCGATGAAGTCCAAACCATTGCCAAGCGCCTATCTGACGTAGTGGTTTATCAGGTCTTGCCAAAGATAAAGCCAGAGCTAGACGCGCTTTTGCAGCATAGCGTGATCAGCGCCCTACATCAGGCTCCGGCCTATCAAGGGCTAAAGGCAATGCCGGGATTCAAGGGGTTTGCTACCCAAATTTCTGGACAGATAGTCGCTGAGCTTTCTAGAACCTTAAACTCAGCTTTGCAAAGCGCCTTTGCCGATCAGAAAGGGGGAGAGTTGACTAACAAATTAGTCGCTAGCTTTGGTAGTAATTTGCGTAGTGAGCTACAGCGCGAAGAAACGCTAGAAGAGATTCGCATGTTGGTTTCAGACTTATTAGAAGAAATAAAAATTAACTACGTAGATAAAATTGCCGCTGAAGATGTAGAGCAATTAGAGGAGTCTCGCTATCGCGTGTATGAGGTCTCAAGGCGATCACGACGTCCTATTCCTCCCGCTTCCATGTAACTACTGCTCTGTAACATTACTGAGGATAAACTTGATAGGTCGTAGGTACTAGAACTGTATCTTTACGCTATCCATAGGTTAGACTGTATCTTACGCAGTTTCTACGTGCGGTTTGATAGGTATCATGCCAAAACAATTAACTGCTGCAGATTGAGTTGACGCTTAGTTAATGCTTGATCTGCCCTAATTCGTCTGGTCTGTTCGGACCGCTGCGAAAAGTGGGAGCTTCTTTAGAGAGAAGCCCGCTTTTTTTATTGGTTGTTTTTTGATTGTTCTTCCCTAGGATTTTTGTTCTCTGGGCCGTTTTATGACGCATCCTTTAATTCCTCAGGTACTTGAGCTGGCTGCCCCTGTTGCCGACAGGGTTGGTTTAGAAATTGTCGACGCGGTCTTTCAAACCAACCAAAGCCCGCCTGTTTTGCGCTTAGATGTCCGCAATCCGACTCAAGAAGATACTGGCTTAAACGACTGCGAACGGCTGAGTATCGCGCTAACCGAGGCGCTAGATGAGTCCAATTTGATTCCAGATGCCTACGTACTCGAAGTGTCTAGTCCAGGTGTCTCTGATGTCCTATCGAGCGATCGCGACTTCAAAGTCTTTAAAGGATTCCCTGTCGAAGTCCGACTTAGCGAACCTTACAAAAGCAAACAAATCTGGCGAGGTAGTCTCATCGGTCGTGACGATGACAAGCTTACTCTCAATCTAAAGGGCAGACCTGTCAAAATCCCTCAAGCGCTGGTCCAATCTGTTCAACTGAGTACTGAAGAATAAGTGTACTGAAGAACAACCATACTGAAAAAGCCTAAACTCATTCCCTGACAATTAAGGAGAAACGCCTATGTCCATGGTCGCCTTGCCCGGTTTACAAGCGATGATCGATGGGATCAGCCAGGAACGTAATCTACCCAAAAGCGCCGTCGAGATGGCCCTTCAAGAAGCTCTGTTGAAAGGCTACGAACGCTACCGCCGCACCCAGAGAATAGATGGCCAGTTCGACGAAGAATATTTCGATAACTTCTATGTAGAACTTGATACCGACGACGAGGGTTTTCGGGTTCTGGCTAACAAAACCATCGTTGAGGCTGTCGAAAATTCCGATCACCAAATCGGCTTAGCCGAGGTCCAACAGGTCGCTCCTGAAGCGCTTGCTGGCGATACGGTTGTTTTAGACGTAACGCCTGAGCAAAATGACTTTGGCCGCATGGCCGCGATTCAAACTAAGCAGGTACTCGCTCAAAAGCTACGAGACCAGCAGCGCCGTCTTATCCAAGAAGAATTTCAAGATCTAGAAGGCTCTATTTTGAATGCTAGAGTGCTGAGGTTTGAACGGCAATCTGTAATCATGGCCGTTAGTAGCGGTATAGGCCAGCCTGATACAGAAGCTGAATTGCTCAAGCGCGACCAGTTACCTAACGATAATTACCGTGCCAACGCTACTTTTCGGGTTGCGCTCAAAAGGGTCTCAGAAGGGTCTCATCGAGGACCGCAACTGCTGGTATCTAGATCGGATGCCAGTTTGGTCGTTGAACTATTTTCTAACGAGGTCCCTGAGATTGAAGACGAAATTGTTCGCATCGTCGCTGTCGCGCGTGAGGCAAATCCACCTTCTCGCTCAGTGGGTCCTCGCACGAAGATCGCTGTTGACACCGCAGAAAGTGATGTCGATCCGGTAGGCGCCTGTATTGGTGCAAGGGGATCTCGAATTCAAGTCGTCGTCAACGAGCTGCGCGGTGAGAAGATTGATGTGATCCGCTGGTCGCCCGATCCTTCTACCTATATTTCCAATGCGCTAAGTCCAGCGCGTGTGGATGAAGTTCGTTTGATGGATTCCGAGGGCCGTCAAGCCCATGTGCTAGTCCCCGAAGACCAGTTGAGTTTGGCGATTGGTAAAGAAGGGCAGAACGTTCGCCTAGCAGCGCGGCTAACCGGCTGGAAAATAGATATCAAGGATTCGGCTAAGTATGACTACGAAGCCGAAAACCAAAAGATGTCAGAAATTACTGAAGCGAGAAGACTAGCGGCCGAAGAAGCCGAAAGACTAGCGGCCGAAGAAGCGGCCGAAATCGCAGAGGCGGAAGAGTGGAGAGCGAAAGCCAGAGCGGTCGCAGAAGAGAAGCAGCTAGTGGCCGAAGCCGCTGAAGCCGGAATCAGCGTAGAAGAGCTAAGAGCAGTTCGAGCAGTGACGCAGGCTGCAGAGGAAGCGGCCCTAGCAGAAGCGGCCGAGGCAACTGCGGCTGATTATGAAGCGGCTGGGTATGAAAGTGATGGTCTATACGATGAACAGACAGAGATGGCGAGCGCTGAAGAGCCTACCGCCGAAGAGCCTTTCGACGTCGCAGACGCTACCGTGCTAGAGACAACTGCTGAGGGCGCTGATGCTGAAGAAGAATAAATGGCAGGGAAAAACCACCGACTGTGCGTGAGCTGTCGACAAACGGCTCACCGCGACCAGCTATGGCGAGTAGTCCGTACCTACCCCCATCGTAAAGTACAATTAGACTATGGAATAGGACGCTCTGCTTATCTTTGTCCTAATGCTAATTGTCTTAGCATGGCAAAAAAGAAAAATGGGTTAGCCAAAGCACTAAGAACGGCAGTGCCATCCGAAATCTATCAGATATTAGAAGCTAGACTACAAAGTCAATCAGCAAACATAACTTCCGAGTTCTGATATCTGAGTGAAAATAGCCCACATTACAGAGCGTATTGATTAGAATAAGTGCTCATCGATTAAGTACGAGAGCATGAGTCAATGTGCATTGCTGTATTAAAGTTATAGAACAGCAACCGCTTTACTTTATGCTTAAGGGCCAAGCGTGTTGATTCGATAAGGGCAAAAGGTCTTATGTAAAACACATTCGTCAAGTCAGGTTTTAAGAGGATAAGGATGAACAAAGGCAAAGTGAGAATCTATGAGCTGTCAAAGGATTTAGAACTGGAAAATAAGGATATCTTGGCGATCTGCGAAAAGCTAAACATCGCGGTCAAAAGTCATAGCAGCACTATTTCAGAAGAAGACGCTGAGCAAATTAGAAAAGTAGCAACTTCATCTGATTACAAGCCCGCTCGCCGCGCGGCGCGTCCTCCTAAAGTTGACAAGCCTACTCGTAGCTCTGGCGTTAAGCCGGTTGCTAAGCCCGTTCGCCCGCCTCGCGAGCAGCAGATTCTGGAAATTCGGCGATATCCTAAGCCCGCTACGCCGCCGGGAGCGAGTCGCTCACAACCTTCATCAGCGCCAGGTGCTAAACCTAGTGCTGATGCTAAGTCCGCCACGCCTAAGCCACCTACTCTATCAGCGCCTCCTCCAAGACCTGGCAGCCGAACAGCAGCCTCTGCTGGTAGACCGTCTAATCAGGCCAACAGCGGCCCGTCGATCAGTCAGCCGCCCAATAGTGCCGGTAGTGTTGATGCTCCGGCTGTTCCGGCCTCGCCGCCTGAAGCGCCGAAAGCCGCGGCACCACCCCTAGAGCGAATCGTAACTACATCTGGTGCTACTCGCCCAGATCAGCTTAAGCCTCGTTTGGTAGCCCCCCCTTCACGCCCTGCTAACAAGCCAGCTGGGAGAAGCGAGGAAGACGACAGAAGTAGCCGGGTTGCTCGGCCTGTGCTGAAGCGTGATCGCGGTGGTCCTAGTCGCTCAGACGATAATGGCCCTAGAGAGCCTCGTCCGGGCCGCCCTAGATTAGATAGCAGTGGGGATGATGGCCTATCTGCACCACCCGCACCCAAAAAGCCTGTCTTGGAGCTGCGTCGTCCGGTCTCTCGGAAAACGGCTGTCGAGAGCACTGATACCGACGATGAAACAGATACTGATGACGATCAGTCGTTCGTAGATCCTGCGCTGGAACTGCGTCGTCCAACTGCGCCGCGTCCACCGAAAAGGCGTGATCGGACCGCCGTGGAAGACGATGACGAGCAGGAGATCCGGCCTAAGAAAGTTACTAAGACGAAGCGTCAGCGTGTCATTGTCGATGATGACGATGACTTTGAAGAGCTACAGTCGGCCAGCAGCGATGTCTCACAAGAGCAAATGAGCCTTTCGCTGATGCGTCCGCCTAAGCCTAGAGGGCAGCGCCAAGCAAAACCTGCACCAACTACCAAAAAATCGAAGCAGCGGACGCCATCTCGCCGCGAACGACGTGAGCGTAGACAAGAAGTGGTGCCTGAAAAGCCGGAAATGATCGTTTTGACTGGTGGGATAAGCGTTCACGATCTAGCAGAGCAGCTCTCAGTTCCTCAAACCGACATCATCAAGCTGCTGTTCTTCAAAGGGATTGCCACTAACGTCAACCAGACGTTAGATATGCCAACTGCTGAGATGGTAGCTACTGAATTTGGTGTAGAAGCAGTGACGGCCGAAGAAGCGCCAGAGGCTCGTAAAGTCACCGAGATGATTGATGATCAAGATCTCGATAACCTGGTTGCCCGTCCGCCTGTCGT
It includes:
- a CDS encoding 2TM domain-containing protein; translation: MPPRWPRKPDRADPEYRKLEDRINFAVHFAIFGAVNSCMGFFNTLNPGSLPLAKTISLVWTCGLAAHAIYFFVIADYSAQPADQSKS
- a CDS encoding YlxR family protein, with protein sequence MAGKNHRLCVSCRQTAHRDQLWRVVRTYPHRKVQLDYGIGRSAYLCPNANCLSMAKKKNGLAKALRTAVPSEIYQILEARLQSQSANITSEF
- a CDS encoding alpha/beta fold hydrolase — translated: MVATAPDPITPSIPFVVPPARNGAYWTWSGYRIHYVHAGETLRSEYPERPPLLFIHGFGASTDHWRKNISGLQDRFEVYALDLIGFGRSSKPSSGYSPQLWRDQISTFIKDIIGRPVVVAGNSIGGYSSLYTGATCPAEVVGVCMLNGVGSFSEQQLDQAPNPFREAIGQLIKTVVLSPFPSWVVFQFVRKKSYIRRTLEQVYVNKEEVTEQLVEDVYRPATDPEAPAAFAALFKAERGEYVDVLLSQMSCPLLLIWGDADPWMNTYSRGELFQKHYANLEEHHINAGHCPHDDAPVEVNALLSEWVMQKVIGSSANQVAGNWVPLR
- a CDS encoding DUF1643 domain-containing protein: MREFANGDLVERTAIFDQTGQYRYCLGRRWQSGGSSVAFVMLNPSQADASRDDPTLRACMQFAQRWEYAALDVVNLFGYRTPHPTKLKQVDDPIGDQNDRYLRQAVEAAERVVLAWGNWGCLSGRDRAILSLLAPYREKLTYLQLNRSGQPRHPLYIKRSVLPQRYPVSSHLIS
- the rimP gene encoding ribosome maturation factor RimP; amino-acid sequence: MTHPLIPQVLELAAPVADRVGLEIVDAVFQTNQSPPVLRLDVRNPTQEDTGLNDCERLSIALTEALDESNLIPDAYVLEVSSPGVSDVLSSDRDFKVFKGFPVEVRLSEPYKSKQIWRGSLIGRDDDKLTLNLKGRPVKIPQALVQSVQLSTEE
- the moaC gene encoding cyclic pyranopterin monophosphate synthase MoaC, with the protein product MQNPDIHPDTKPTNSPTLTHLDRQGQAQMVDVSTKQTSDRQATATGSVSMQAKTLAAIQSGNAPKGDVIGTARLAGIMAAKQTALLIPLCHPLPLKKIEVTIEPDDELPGYQIYATVKTKSETGVEMEALTAVSVAALTLYDMAKALEKSMCIRDIHLVEKIGGKSGHWQAASPTPA
- a CDS encoding DUF3181 family protein, which codes for MATPNASENIEALAAEIGENIYMDIAKWHLYLGVAKLHTPLAEKLMPMVASDDISEDNVTKILADIPIKLGGGRKTVALADLLPMQCLVNLLDLLEDYQRNL
- the nusA gene encoding transcription termination factor NusA translates to MSMVALPGLQAMIDGISQERNLPKSAVEMALQEALLKGYERYRRTQRIDGQFDEEYFDNFYVELDTDDEGFRVLANKTIVEAVENSDHQIGLAEVQQVAPEALAGDTVVLDVTPEQNDFGRMAAIQTKQVLAQKLRDQQRRLIQEEFQDLEGSILNARVLRFERQSVIMAVSSGIGQPDTEAELLKRDQLPNDNYRANATFRVALKRVSEGSHRGPQLLVSRSDASLVVELFSNEVPEIEDEIVRIVAVAREANPPSRSVGPRTKIAVDTAESDVDPVGACIGARGSRIQVVVNELRGEKIDVIRWSPDPSTYISNALSPARVDEVRLMDSEGRQAHVLVPEDQLSLAIGKEGQNVRLAARLTGWKIDIKDSAKYDYEAENQKMSEITEARRLAAEEAERLAAEEAAEIAEAEEWRAKARAVAEEKQLVAEAAEAGISVEELRAVRAVTQAAEEAALAEAAEATAADYEAAGYESDGLYDEQTEMASAEEPTAEEPFDVADATVLETTAEGADAEEE
- a CDS encoding MATE family efflux transporter; the encoded protein is MLFNHAPSWIRPFCKLAIANTTSSLMVPLAGLIDTAFLGHLSDVRYLNGVALASIVFNVIYWGFNFFRMGTTGPVAQAAGRNDKLDIWLILCRNSLLALGAGVAVLLLRQPIAEIGFYFLQMSPGVRDAAIAFFNGRIVGAPAVLVNFVLLGWLLGRGQGAQVVWLSVIGNGSNIVLDYWFIRQLGWQSYGAGLATALSQYVMLGVGCGIVIASKVPWHLLAQIKKKLWQPKDLRLLFGLNRDILIRTFALVLAMSSFTNLSSGLGETVLGVNALLMQVVLMSAHFMDGIALAVESYAGRFYGQRSVDNLIRLLWIGAGGSVSLGVAIALALTIWPVPFFSLLTKHEHLLTQIPTSVLWLIPVLGFGGVAFTLDGYFLGLTFGRTLRNSTLIAVLIGFFPLALLASWLNSSQLLWLALTMLMVLRSATLIRQVPIVNQQLLLQAPEVTH
- a CDS encoding MFS transporter; amino-acid sequence: MNVFRKLEPELQRNLIIFFCASLCFWGGLAGMIPNLALYIGSFGASNQEIGWVMASFAVGLLFFRPRMARLTDQVGRKPALLTGVLVIAIAPVLYLAVGQLPQGVWTLPVLGWQIKSITVLLGLVRMFHGLSIAAFSTAYTAAVADLAPPQHRGELISTMSLANPVGLALGPALGGYLSGSFTLAFLTMTGMGSIGVLCVLSAKEPSREVLDSAIPAKSTTNRDEASRASPFWSLLLTPPIRVPALILLMVGISFGSIVTFMPLYVQSQGWRFNIGLIYTASAIASFSIRAFTGSASDRLGRGRFISLGILCYSLSTFTLWLSSGTQTLLLAGLLQGAGSGTTIPIIAALMADRSLPNQRGLTFGLCMTGFDLGIALAGPLMGRVADYTGSYAVVFAIASSMTLLGLIIFITTSSKDVSHSIRFALNGGRDVYAIK